In one Achromobacter spanius genomic region, the following are encoded:
- a CDS encoding LuxR C-terminal-related transcriptional regulator produces MPSSTLAPELTLPAPVLLVEDEPLVCRRIEGLLLQLGYQPDALVYAGSLAEARACLAIQPVALALVDLGLPDGSGIDLIAEMHAADPGLAILVISAWCTEDAILAALRAGATGYVLKERDDIEIALSLRSVLRGGAPIDPFVARRIIDELRPRPTEQTGTASGAILSPRESQILRLVAEGLANREIAEQLFLSRYTVECHIKHIYRKLAVSSRTRAVHAARSRGLLD; encoded by the coding sequence ATGCCCTCCTCCACCCTTGCCCCCGAACTCACGCTGCCCGCCCCCGTGCTGCTGGTGGAGGACGAACCGCTGGTGTGCCGGCGGATCGAAGGCCTGTTGCTGCAACTGGGCTATCAGCCCGACGCCTTGGTCTACGCGGGATCACTGGCCGAAGCGCGCGCCTGCCTGGCCATTCAGCCGGTTGCGCTGGCGCTGGTGGACCTGGGCTTGCCCGACGGCAGCGGCATCGACCTGATTGCCGAGATGCACGCCGCCGACCCCGGCCTGGCCATCCTGGTGATCTCGGCCTGGTGTACCGAGGACGCGATCCTGGCGGCCTTGCGCGCCGGCGCCACGGGCTATGTGCTGAAAGAACGCGACGACATCGAAATTGCGCTGTCGTTACGCAGCGTGCTGCGAGGCGGCGCGCCGATTGACCCTTTCGTGGCACGACGCATCATCGACGAGTTGCGGCCCCGGCCCACGGAACAGACCGGCACGGCAAGCGGTGCGATACTTAGCCCCCGCGAAAGCCAGATCCTGCGTCTGGTGGCCGAAGGCCTGGCCAACCGCGAAATCGCCGAACAACTGTTCTTGTCGCGCTACACCGTTGAATGCCATATCAAGCACATCTACCGCAAGCTGGCCGTTTCATCGCGCACGCGGGCGGTACACGCCGCGCGCTCGCGTGGCTTGCTGGACTGA
- a CDS encoding CheR family methyltransferase, translated as MSNTPFVPDNKPGVAISDLHFPVVGLGASAGGIEALREFFSTLPDNPQMAFVVIVHLSPDHDSVLDKILQAATRMPVVQVTRPQRVQCNHVYVIPPAAMLTMNDGYLSVKEAQPSQGQRATIDEFFRTLADVHTTRAVGIVLTGGGSDGSLGLARIKEQGGVTFAQQPEDAAHDAMPRSAIATGMVDIILPVAAMPQRLKQIADNMSAMHLPRLGKDAAQAAGEPVHDTTPDKDDRVALRDILTVLRARTAHDFRHYKTATVLRRIERRMQVTGVSTLRAYWKLLQDRVDETPLLLSDMLIGVTQFFRDKEAFSSLENFVLAKLFERHLKNPASPMRAWVAGCSTGEEAYSLAVLLSARADALKVNQKIQVFATDIDEAALAVGRVGSYPMAIDTDVPRSLLEGYFSRQEHEYRIKKEVRERVLFAVHNILRDPPFSKLDLVSCRNLLIYLDREVQQDVLKMFHFALKPGGYLFLGSSESADACPRLFQVVDKRNRIYVAKETPTHLRNAPALPAAHAFERPSAAPASTPRNRHNKTSYADVHQRALEMSAPPSVIVDSESDIVHMSERAGRFLRHAGGEPSRNLPSLVYPELRMELRTAMFQALHTRKSVEARRVKMKIGERHTYVNMVVRPFRHEETSNDYMLVLFDEVEDVMSPEGVAPTAGATAVLTQLEAELQGTKDQLQTTIEQSETSTEELKASNEELQAINEELRSATEELETGKEELQSVNEELITVNAELKAKVDETAKINDDLQNLIASTDIATLFVDRKMHIQWFTPRATDVFNVITSDAGRSLLDITHRLDYPDMARDAAGVFESLRAVEREVRSDADRWYLARLLPYRSAEHRIEGAVLTFIDITDRRKAEDRVRLGEAHLKLMTESARDFGILTLDHDGVITNWNIGAETMFGYTRAEAVGKSFAIIFTDADIQAGRPQLELERARQIGYAPDERWHRRKDGGLIFCTGGVNRMDDPTIRGFAKIVRDVTDLKLRDAEQESRLDRARADNVLKDEFFAMVSHELKHPLNLIQLNAELLARTPAVRNSPAAARSADLIQRSVKGQARIIDDLLDLSRVRTGKLALNQSIFDITAIASNILDVLRPVASAAGLTLHSEFDAGQAIHLNADPLRVEQIIWNLLNNGIKFTPPGGTVTLKLGVEDARMRLDVIDTGHGIDPKFLGKVFDMFSQADVRQRNLASPGLGIGLAVASELVKAHGGTIQAHSDGQGHGARFTVRMALAHAQQQEQQLALPGDSPLKGLRVLIVDDSEDILHIMRELLDMEEACVTAVGSGQEALAAMQAASFDLLLSDIGMPGMDGYALIRAIRENHPDLVLPAIALTGFGSKDDMNQALQAGYTAHISKPVSLDNLLDIVRRLRGQA; from the coding sequence ATGTCCAACACTCCCTTCGTGCCCGACAACAAACCGGGTGTCGCCATCAGTGATTTGCACTTTCCCGTTGTGGGGCTGGGCGCCTCGGCGGGTGGTATCGAAGCGTTGCGGGAGTTCTTTTCAACGCTTCCCGACAACCCGCAGATGGCCTTCGTGGTCATCGTGCATTTATCGCCCGACCACGACAGCGTGCTGGACAAGATTTTGCAGGCGGCCACGCGCATGCCGGTGGTGCAGGTGACCCGCCCGCAGCGCGTTCAGTGCAACCACGTATACGTGATTCCGCCCGCCGCGATGCTGACCATGAACGACGGCTATCTAAGCGTGAAGGAAGCGCAACCGTCGCAAGGCCAGCGCGCGACCATCGACGAATTCTTCCGCACGCTGGCCGATGTGCACACGACCCGCGCGGTCGGCATCGTGCTGACGGGTGGCGGGTCCGATGGCTCGCTGGGGCTGGCGCGCATCAAGGAGCAAGGCGGGGTCACCTTCGCCCAGCAGCCCGAAGACGCCGCGCACGACGCCATGCCGCGCAGCGCCATCGCCACGGGCATGGTCGACATCATCCTGCCGGTGGCGGCCATGCCGCAGCGGCTCAAGCAGATTGCCGACAATATGTCCGCCATGCACCTTCCGCGCCTGGGCAAGGATGCGGCGCAAGCGGCCGGCGAACCCGTCCACGACACCACCCCTGACAAAGACGACCGCGTGGCCCTGCGCGACATCCTGACGGTGCTGCGCGCCCGCACGGCACACGACTTCCGCCATTACAAGACCGCGACGGTCTTGCGGCGCATTGAACGCCGCATGCAGGTCACGGGTGTGTCCACGCTTCGGGCGTACTGGAAGCTGCTGCAGGACCGGGTGGACGAAACGCCGCTGCTGCTGTCCGACATGCTGATCGGCGTCACCCAGTTCTTTCGCGACAAGGAAGCCTTTTCGTCGCTGGAAAATTTTGTGTTGGCCAAGCTGTTCGAGCGGCATCTGAAGAACCCGGCGAGCCCCATGCGCGCCTGGGTGGCGGGCTGCTCCACGGGCGAAGAAGCGTATTCGCTGGCGGTGCTGCTGAGCGCGCGCGCCGATGCGCTGAAGGTGAATCAGAAGATCCAGGTGTTTGCCACGGACATCGACGAAGCGGCCCTGGCCGTGGGCCGCGTCGGCAGCTACCCGATGGCCATCGACACCGATGTGCCGCGCTCGCTGCTGGAAGGCTATTTCTCACGGCAAGAACACGAATACCGCATCAAGAAGGAAGTGCGCGAGCGCGTGCTGTTCGCGGTGCACAACATCCTGCGCGACCCGCCTTTTTCAAAGCTGGACCTGGTCAGTTGCCGCAACCTGTTGATCTACCTGGATCGCGAGGTGCAGCAAGATGTGCTGAAGATGTTCCACTTTGCGCTCAAGCCCGGCGGCTACCTGTTTCTGGGCAGTTCGGAATCGGCCGACGCCTGCCCGCGCCTGTTCCAGGTGGTGGACAAGCGCAACCGCATCTATGTGGCCAAGGAAACGCCGACCCACCTTCGCAACGCGCCCGCGCTGCCGGCCGCCCATGCCTTCGAACGCCCCAGCGCCGCGCCGGCCAGCACGCCGCGCAACCGGCACAACAAGACTTCTTACGCCGACGTGCATCAGCGCGCGCTGGAGATGTCCGCGCCGCCCAGCGTCATCGTGGATTCGGAAAGCGACATCGTGCACATGTCCGAACGCGCGGGCCGCTTCCTGCGCCACGCGGGCGGCGAGCCCTCGCGCAACCTGCCGTCGCTGGTGTACCCCGAACTGCGCATGGAACTGCGCACCGCGATGTTCCAGGCGCTGCATACCCGGAAAAGCGTCGAGGCGCGCCGCGTGAAGATGAAGATCGGCGAACGCCACACCTACGTCAACATGGTGGTGCGGCCGTTCCGCCACGAGGAAACGTCCAACGACTACATGCTGGTGCTGTTCGACGAAGTGGAAGACGTGATGAGCCCCGAAGGCGTGGCGCCCACGGCCGGCGCCACCGCCGTGCTGACCCAGTTGGAAGCCGAGTTGCAGGGCACGAAAGACCAGTTGCAGACCACCATCGAACAGTCGGAAACGTCCACCGAAGAATTGAAGGCGTCCAACGAAGAGCTGCAGGCCATCAATGAAGAGCTGCGCTCGGCCACCGAAGAACTGGAAACGGGCAAGGAAGAATTGCAGTCGGTGAATGAAGAACTGATCACCGTGAATGCGGAACTCAAGGCCAAGGTGGACGAAACCGCCAAGATCAACGACGACCTGCAAAACCTGATTGCGTCCACCGACATCGCCACGCTGTTTGTCGACCGCAAGATGCACATCCAGTGGTTCACGCCGCGCGCGACCGACGTGTTCAACGTCATCACCAGCGACGCCGGCCGGTCCCTGCTGGACATCACGCATCGGCTTGACTACCCGGACATGGCGCGCGATGCGGCCGGCGTGTTTGAATCGCTGCGCGCGGTGGAACGCGAAGTCCGCAGCGACGCCGACCGCTGGTACCTGGCCCGGCTGCTGCCCTACCGCAGCGCCGAACATCGCATCGAAGGCGCGGTGCTGACTTTCATTGACATCACCGACCGGCGCAAGGCGGAAGACCGCGTGCGCCTGGGCGAAGCGCACCTGAAGCTGATGACGGAAAGCGCGCGCGACTTCGGCATCCTGACGCTGGACCACGACGGCGTGATCACCAACTGGAACATCGGCGCCGAGACCATGTTCGGCTACACGCGCGCCGAAGCCGTCGGCAAGTCGTTCGCCATCATCTTCACCGACGCCGACATCCAGGCCGGCCGACCGCAGCTGGAACTGGAACGCGCCAGGCAGATCGGCTATGCGCCCGACGAACGCTGGCATCGGCGCAAGGACGGCGGCCTGATCTTCTGCACGGGCGGCGTCAACCGCATGGACGACCCGACCATACGCGGCTTTGCAAAAATCGTGCGCGACGTCACCGACCTGAAGCTGCGCGATGCCGAACAAGAGTCGCGCCTGGACCGCGCCCGCGCCGACAACGTGCTGAAAGACGAGTTCTTCGCCATGGTGTCGCATGAGCTCAAGCATCCGCTCAACCTGATCCAGCTGAACGCCGAACTGCTGGCGCGCACCCCGGCCGTGCGCAATTCGCCCGCCGCCGCGCGCTCCGCTGATCTGATCCAGCGATCGGTCAAGGGCCAGGCGCGCATCATCGACGACCTGCTGGACCTGTCGCGCGTGCGTACCGGAAAGCTGGCCTTGAACCAGTCTATTTTTGACATCACCGCCATCGCCTCCAACATCCTGGACGTGCTGCGCCCCGTGGCCAGCGCCGCCGGCCTGACGCTGCACAGCGAGTTTGACGCCGGCCAGGCCATCCACCTGAACGCCGACCCGCTGCGGGTCGAGCAGATCATCTGGAACCTGCTGAACAACGGCATCAAGTTCACGCCGCCCGGCGGCACGGTCACGCTGAAACTGGGCGTGGAAGACGCGCGCATGCGGCTGGACGTGATCGACACCGGCCATGGCATCGACCCCAAGTTCCTGGGCAAGGTGTTCGACATGTTCAGCCAGGCGGACGTGCGCCAGCGCAACCTGGCCAGCCCCGGGCTGGGCATCGGCCTGGCGGTCGCCAGCGAACTGGTCAAGGCCCACGGCGGCACCATCCAGGCGCATTCCGATGGCCAGGGCCATGGCGCGCGCTTTACCGTGCGCATGGCGCTGGCACACGCGCAGCAGCAGGAGCAGCAACTGGCCCTGCCCGGTGACAGCCCGCTGAAGGGACTGCGGGTGCTGATCGTGGACGACTCCGAAGATATTCTTCACATCATGCGTGAGCTGCTCGACATGGAAGAGGCCTGCGTGACCGCGGTGGGCAGCGGCCAGGAAGCACTGGCCGCGATGCAAGCCGCGTCGTTTGACCTGCTGCTGTCCGACATCGGCATGCCCGGCATGGATGGCTATGCGCTGATTCGCGCCATACGCGAAAACCATCCCGACCTGGTCCTGCCCGCCATCGCCCTGACAGGCTTTGGTTCCAAGGACGACATGAACCAGGCGCTGCAAGCGGGCTATACCGCGCACATCAGCAAACCGGTGTCGCTGGACAACCTGTTGGACATCGTGCGGCGGCTGCGCGGCCAGGCGTGA
- a CDS encoding FecR family protein → MPLSDSRPPALRPGDDALEHPRDAAHWFSRMHSGETTEADQQAFAAWCSADPAHERDYRRLTAQWDAVLSLPETRLRGLMQATRAAPPPPAMSRRRFGLRMVAACALPVAAGLLAAPYLFNSDETRLNYATRKGERRQVTLPDGSILHLNGDTRLAARFGANERRVELSQGEAFFEVRHDTSRPFVVEGGLGQVTVTGTRFNVRRDSDSLQVSVESGSVRLESGPWWRHSEHRLGAGQQAIAYADSPLGDVTQVNVDNLSAWQRGKIIFNNVPLAKVISEMNRYLMQPASLNAPALGAYRISGVFSVDDPLAMIDALPAIAPVSLDRLPDGRVRVLAR, encoded by the coding sequence ATGCCCCTTTCTGACTCCCGCCCCCCTGCCTTGCGCCCTGGCGACGACGCGCTGGAACACCCGCGCGACGCGGCGCATTGGTTTTCGCGCATGCATTCCGGCGAGACCACGGAAGCAGACCAACAGGCATTTGCCGCCTGGTGCAGCGCTGACCCGGCCCATGAACGCGACTATCGCAGGCTGACCGCGCAATGGGATGCGGTGTTGTCCCTGCCTGAAACGCGGCTGCGCGGCCTGATGCAAGCCACGCGGGCTGCGCCCCCACCACCCGCGATGTCGCGGCGGCGCTTCGGCTTGAGAATGGTGGCGGCCTGTGCGCTGCCCGTTGCGGCGGGCCTGCTGGCAGCGCCCTACCTATTCAACTCCGACGAAACGCGGCTGAACTACGCCACCCGCAAGGGCGAACGGCGCCAGGTCACGCTGCCTGACGGTTCCATCCTGCACCTGAACGGCGACACCCGCCTGGCCGCCCGCTTCGGCGCCAACGAACGCCGGGTGGAACTGTCACAGGGCGAGGCCTTCTTTGAAGTGCGGCACGATACGTCCCGCCCTTTTGTGGTGGAGGGCGGCTTGGGGCAGGTCACCGTGACAGGCACCCGCTTCAACGTGCGGCGTGACAGCGACAGCTTGCAAGTCAGCGTCGAATCCGGTTCCGTGCGGCTGGAATCCGGACCCTGGTGGCGCCACAGTGAACACCGCCTGGGCGCGGGCCAACAGGCCATTGCCTACGCGGACAGCCCGCTAGGCGACGTCACCCAGGTCAATGTCGACAACCTGAGCGCTTGGCAGCGCGGCAAGATCATCTTCAACAACGTACCGCTGGCCAAGGTCATCAGTGAAATGAACCGCTACCTGATGCAGCCCGCCAGCCTGAACGCGCCCGCGCTAGGGGCCTACCGCATTTCGGGCGTCTTCAGCGTGGACGATCCGCTGGCCATGATCGACGCTCTGCCCGCCATTGCGCCGGTATCGCTGGACCGCTTGCCGGACGGTCGGGTCCGTGTCCTGGCGCGCTGA
- a CDS encoding RNA polymerase sigma factor, with protein MSHPPKARKDWLAHYAEMIGKWRGRGHEDGEDAMHDTVLGMLEGDVAAIYDPRAYMSRGTSNRLVSRHRHVNTLDITPLDEVPGGDHPATPPADDGVRFQQLADELTRALEDLPPKCRQVYLWCRLEGWTHTEIAQEMGISRSMVEKYMTRSVRHINDRLQHHAPF; from the coding sequence ATGTCTCACCCTCCCAAGGCCAGGAAAGACTGGCTCGCCCATTACGCGGAGATGATCGGCAAATGGCGCGGGCGGGGGCACGAGGATGGCGAAGACGCCATGCACGACACCGTGCTTGGCATGCTGGAAGGCGACGTCGCGGCTATCTATGACCCGCGCGCGTATATGTCCCGCGGCACCTCCAACCGCCTGGTCAGCCGGCATCGTCACGTCAACACGCTGGACATCACGCCGCTGGACGAGGTGCCGGGCGGCGACCATCCCGCCACGCCCCCGGCCGATGATGGCGTGCGGTTTCAGCAACTGGCCGATGAGCTCACCCGTGCGCTGGAAGACCTGCCGCCCAAGTGCCGGCAGGTTTATCTGTGGTGCCGTCTGGAAGGATGGACGCACACCGAAATCGCCCAGGAAATGGGCATCTCGCGCAGCATGGTGGAAAAATACATGACTCGCTCCGTGCGTCACATCAACGATCGGCTGCAACACCATGCCCCTTTCTGA
- a CDS encoding TonB-dependent receptor — protein MNTVSARPALRVPPRVVLSALAFSLSLVFGMAPAVQAQEAPVSVNIPAQPLGDALLQLGSQTSLQIFYSQDVLAGQTARAISGNLSPEDALRQLLQGTGITYTRNGNNVTLSRAEPVGGTVQLEAVTVTAGILGELAPPYTGGQLATGGSLGLLGSEDVMDSPFSTVNYTSELLYDQQARTLADVVVNDASVRTLTSAGGFGEDFQIRGFAVGSGDVSVNGLYGLVSSSRVPVQILERVEVLKGPGAFMRGIPPNGSIGGAINVVTKRADDEPLARATLGYASKANFTGQLDLGRRFGEDNAWGLRFNGVKRGGEATLKDGKQGLDMGALGIDYRGARLRWSADAIHQEDVIENFRSQIGWQPNVTELPSPPDGDINFYPGTRLSQRDSTIMSRMEYDFTDNLTGHIAAGYRDGKVRQIFPVTVNTAGARQSVDQDGNFNVMTTYYDSYSKTSSGDAGLTARFSTGGIKHRLALGATYLKQEAGNAYSTGSAIVASNIYDPVDIPDGPAVRLTPQKASDTTLTSFAIVDTLSFIDDRILLTAGVRHQRVEVDSYNTTTGARTSGYRSSANSPIGGIVVKPLQNVSVYANLAQGLTRGTIVGDTYENRGAVLAPYKSKQYETGVKVDWDGNITTTLALFQIARPSGQADDNNVYGYFGEQRNRGLELTGYGELVPGLRLMASAAFINSELTKTPGGVNQGNRPAGVPASTYNLGLDWDTPWVQGLSLNGRAIRTSSVYLNNTNTLRLPGYTRFDLGARYATTIAGKDVVFRANVENVADKKYWLASGSFVTNAAGRTYMLSASINY, from the coding sequence TTGAATACCGTCTCTGCCCGACCTGCTCTGCGCGTCCCGCCGCGCGTGGTTCTTAGCGCGCTTGCCTTTTCACTGTCGCTTGTCTTTGGCATGGCGCCCGCCGTTCAGGCCCAGGAAGCGCCAGTCAGCGTCAACATTCCCGCGCAGCCTTTGGGCGATGCGTTGTTGCAGCTGGGTTCGCAAACGTCTTTGCAGATCTTTTATTCGCAGGATGTGCTGGCCGGCCAGACCGCGCGCGCCATCTCCGGCAACCTGTCGCCTGAAGATGCCCTGCGTCAACTGCTGCAAGGCACGGGCATCACGTACACCCGCAATGGCAACAACGTGACCCTGTCGCGCGCCGAGCCCGTGGGCGGCACGGTGCAACTGGAAGCCGTGACGGTCACCGCCGGCATTCTGGGCGAGCTTGCCCCGCCCTACACGGGCGGGCAGCTTGCCACGGGCGGCAGCCTGGGCCTGCTGGGTTCCGAAGACGTGATGGACTCGCCGTTCAGCACGGTCAACTACACCTCTGAACTGCTGTATGACCAGCAGGCCCGCACCCTGGCCGACGTGGTCGTCAACGACGCCTCGGTCCGCACGCTGACATCGGCGGGCGGCTTTGGGGAAGACTTCCAGATCCGCGGCTTTGCCGTGGGCAGCGGCGACGTCAGCGTCAACGGCCTGTATGGCCTGGTGTCGTCCAGCCGCGTGCCGGTACAGATTCTTGAGCGGGTGGAAGTGCTGAAGGGCCCCGGCGCCTTCATGCGCGGCATTCCGCCCAACGGCAGCATCGGCGGCGCCATCAACGTGGTGACCAAGCGCGCCGACGACGAACCGCTGGCGCGCGCCACGCTGGGCTATGCCAGCAAGGCCAACTTCACCGGCCAGCTTGACCTGGGCCGCCGCTTTGGCGAAGACAATGCCTGGGGCCTGCGCTTCAATGGCGTCAAGCGCGGCGGGGAAGCCACGTTGAAGGACGGCAAGCAGGGCCTGGACATGGGCGCCTTGGGTATCGACTATCGCGGCGCGCGCCTGCGCTGGTCGGCCGACGCCATCCACCAGGAAGACGTGATCGAGAACTTCCGCTCGCAGATCGGCTGGCAGCCCAACGTGACGGAACTGCCCTCGCCGCCGGATGGCGACATCAACTTCTACCCCGGCACCCGCCTGTCGCAACGCGACAGCACCATCATGTCGCGCATGGAATATGACTTCACCGACAACCTCACCGGCCACATCGCGGCGGGGTATCGCGACGGCAAGGTGCGGCAGATCTTCCCGGTGACCGTCAACACGGCGGGCGCGCGTCAGTCGGTGGACCAGGACGGCAACTTCAACGTCATGACGACGTACTACGACTCGTATTCGAAGACGAGCAGCGGCGACGCCGGCCTGACGGCCCGCTTCAGCACCGGCGGTATCAAGCACCGCCTGGCGCTGGGCGCCACCTACCTGAAGCAAGAGGCGGGTAACGCCTATTCGACCGGATCGGCCATTGTGGCCTCGAATATCTATGATCCGGTGGACATCCCCGACGGCCCCGCCGTGCGCCTCACTCCGCAAAAGGCGTCGGACACCACGCTGACCAGCTTCGCCATTGTCGACACGCTGTCTTTTATCGACGATCGCATTCTGCTGACGGCGGGCGTGCGCCACCAACGGGTTGAAGTCGATAGCTACAACACCACCACGGGCGCGCGCACCAGCGGCTACCGTTCCAGCGCCAACTCGCCCATCGGCGGCATCGTCGTCAAGCCACTGCAGAACGTATCGGTCTACGCCAACCTGGCCCAAGGCCTGACGCGCGGCACGATCGTGGGCGACACCTACGAAAACCGGGGCGCCGTGCTGGCGCCGTACAAGTCCAAGCAGTACGAAACCGGCGTCAAGGTGGATTGGGATGGCAACATCACCACCACGCTTGCGCTGTTCCAGATTGCGCGCCCGTCGGGCCAGGCCGACGACAACAACGTCTACGGCTACTTTGGCGAACAGCGCAACCGTGGCCTGGAACTGACGGGCTACGGCGAGCTGGTCCCCGGCCTGCGCCTGATGGCAAGCGCGGCGTTCATCAACAGCGAACTCACCAAAACCCCGGGCGGCGTCAATCAGGGCAACCGGCCGGCGGGCGTGCCGGCCAGCACCTACAACCTGGGCCTGGATTGGGACACGCCGTGGGTGCAGGGCCTGAGCTTGAACGGACGCGCCATTCGCACGTCGTCCGTCTATCTCAACAACACCAATACGCTGCGCCTGCCGGGCTACACCCGCTTTGACCTGGGCGCCCGCTACGCCACCACCATCGCCGGCAAGGACGTGGTGTTCCGCGCCAACGTCGAGAACGTGGCGGACAAGAAGTACTGGCTGGCATCCGGCTCGTTCGTGACGAACGCGGCGGGACGGACGTATATGTTGTCGGCCTCGATCAACTATTGA
- a CDS encoding sensor histidine kinase, with the protein MSITAARAAADGSRPDGADWVPVTLPDDWNQRWPGYSGSVWYRIDWQRPCPGPVALMVESVVMAGEFYVNDELIWSDPQLSEPLSRSWNMPRTWRLPEAILHDGVNTLWVRVAGVAQQTPGLGTLQLGAPQAMQAAQEARWWRNRSLYTVNLVVSAVLGGLFFCIWVVRREQTPYGWYALMSLFWVLFISNVLLTSPWPLPDTLSLARANAMALVLYVTCFCLFTWRFGEQSLPRIERALWLLSAALLAMLAFTPDNALATAHAIGMLIPAAIFIINCLQFPVHAWRTRRPEHLMLAACLLVFFVVILHDLLLMMKVISSGQSYTPYSSVVITLCLSAILGLRHARNVRQIERFNQELADGIFQARSELATTLEREHSLAVANTRLHERLQIAHDLHDGLGGSLVRMMAMVEQADKPLQSQQFLSMLKLLRDDLRQTIDSGSSSGVTVPATPQEWAAPLRHRYVQVFDELGLDSHWQFPPQWRTPPSSLECLALTRLLEEALTNVVKHSRARRVQVQLLQPDADRLELRIEDDGVGFDVATVRQAGVSVGMRSMHARIARVHGVLDIVSEPGRTVLTAVLPRRAAKAQPV; encoded by the coding sequence ATGTCCATCACGGCGGCGCGGGCCGCCGCCGACGGCAGCCGGCCTGACGGCGCCGACTGGGTGCCGGTCACGCTGCCCGACGACTGGAACCAGCGTTGGCCCGGCTACAGCGGATCCGTCTGGTATCGCATCGACTGGCAGCGGCCCTGCCCCGGCCCCGTAGCCTTGATGGTGGAGTCCGTGGTGATGGCCGGCGAGTTCTACGTCAACGACGAACTGATCTGGAGCGACCCGCAACTGAGCGAACCGCTATCGCGCAGTTGGAACATGCCGCGCACCTGGCGCCTGCCCGAAGCCATCCTGCACGACGGCGTGAACACGCTATGGGTGCGCGTGGCAGGCGTGGCGCAGCAGACGCCCGGGCTGGGCACGTTGCAATTGGGCGCGCCGCAAGCCATGCAAGCCGCGCAAGAAGCAAGATGGTGGCGCAACCGCTCGCTGTACACGGTGAACCTGGTGGTATCCGCCGTGTTGGGCGGCCTGTTCTTCTGCATCTGGGTGGTGCGGCGTGAGCAGACCCCCTACGGCTGGTATGCCTTGATGTCGCTGTTCTGGGTGCTGTTCATCAGCAATGTGCTGCTGACCAGCCCCTGGCCGCTGCCCGACACCTTATCGCTGGCGCGCGCCAACGCCATGGCGCTGGTGCTGTACGTCACCTGCTTCTGCCTGTTCACCTGGCGCTTTGGCGAACAATCGCTGCCGCGCATCGAACGCGCGCTGTGGCTGCTGAGCGCCGCGCTGCTGGCCATGCTGGCCTTTACGCCCGACAACGCGCTGGCCACGGCGCATGCCATCGGCATGCTGATTCCCGCCGCCATCTTCATCATCAATTGCTTGCAGTTTCCGGTACACGCCTGGCGCACGCGCCGCCCAGAGCACCTGATGCTGGCCGCCTGTCTGCTGGTATTTTTCGTGGTCATCTTGCACGACCTGCTGCTGATGATGAAGGTCATCTCATCCGGCCAGTCCTACACGCCCTACTCCAGCGTGGTGATCACCCTGTGCCTGTCCGCCATTCTGGGCCTGCGCCACGCGCGCAACGTGCGGCAGATAGAGCGCTTCAACCAGGAATTGGCGGACGGCATATTCCAGGCGCGCAGCGAACTGGCCACCACGCTGGAACGCGAACACAGCCTGGCGGTGGCCAATACCCGCCTGCACGAACGCCTGCAGATTGCGCACGACCTGCACGACGGACTCGGTGGTTCGCTGGTGCGGATGATGGCCATGGTGGAACAGGCCGACAAGCCGTTGCAGAGCCAGCAGTTTCTGTCCATGTTGAAGCTGCTGCGCGACGACTTGCGCCAGACCATCGACAGCGGCTCGAGCAGCGGGGTCACGGTCCCGGCCACCCCGCAGGAATGGGCCGCGCCGCTGCGTCATCGCTACGTGCAGGTGTTCGACGAGCTGGGCCTGGATTCCCACTGGCAGTTTCCGCCGCAATGGCGCACGCCGCCCTCTTCCCTGGAATGCCTGGCGCTGACGCGCCTGCTGGAAGAAGCGTTGACCAATGTGGTCAAGCACAGCCGCGCCCGCCGCGTGCAGGTGCAGCTGTTGCAGCCCGATGCCGACCGGCTGGAACTGCGCATTGAAGACGATGGCGTGGGCTTCGATGTGGCGACGGTACGGCAAGCCGGCGTCAGCGTGGGTATGCGCAGCATGCATGCCCGCATCGCGCGGGTGCACGGCGTCTTGGACATCGTGTCCGAGCCCGGCCGCACCGTGCTGACTGCCGTGCTGCCACGGCGCGCGGCCAAGGCGCAACCCGTTTAG
- a CDS encoding CrpP-related protein, producing the protein MKNDIQDQGAQAARNGWSLFDCPYLRAHQMPGHTGEPIAQWRAKVAAWEAGWKAEVESWLGRSRPPVVERDDSHMVH; encoded by the coding sequence ATGAAAAATGACATCCAGGATCAGGGTGCGCAGGCCGCCCGGAACGGATGGAGCCTGTTTGATTGCCCCTATCTGCGGGCCCACCAGATGCCGGGCCATACCGGCGAACCCATCGCGCAGTGGCGCGCCAAGGTGGCCGCTTGGGAAGCGGGATGGAAAGCCGAAGTGGAAAGCTGGCTGGGCCGCTCGCGCCCGCCCGTCGTCGAGCGCGACGACAGCCACATGGTCCACTGA